The following are encoded in a window of Castanea sativa cultivar Marrone di Chiusa Pesio chromosome 9, ASM4071231v1 genomic DNA:
- the LOC142609502 gene encoding V-type proton ATPase subunit c''2: MSSTGAYPGTWAHALVKVSPYTFSAIGIAIAIGVSVLGAAWGIYITGSSLIGAAIKAPRITSKNLISVIFCEAVAIYGVIVAIILQTKLESVPQSQIYEPESLRAGYAIFASGIIVGFANLVCGLCVGIIGSSCALSDAQNSTLFVKILVIEIFGSALGLFGVIVGIIMSAQATWPAKA; this comes from the exons ATGTCAAGCACAGGAGCATATCCGGGCACGTGGGCCCACGCGCTCGTAAAGGTGTCCCCCTACACCTTCTCCGCCATCGGTATCGCCATCGCCATCGGCGTCTCCGTCCTCGGCGCCGCCtg gggTATTTACATAACCGGAAGCAGTTTGATCGGCGCTGCGATCAAAGCTCCCCGTATTACTTCCAAAAATCTTATTAG TGTTATCTTTTGTGAAGCTGTTGCTATTTATGGTGTCATTGTGGCAATTATTCTACAAACAAAGCTAGAGAGTGTTCCACAATCACAGATCTATGAACCCGAGTCTCTTAGAGCAGGATATGCGATCTTTGCGTCTGGGATTATCGTGGGCTTTGCAAACCTTGTCTGCGG GTTGTGTGTTGGAATCATTGGAAGCAGCTGTGCTTTATCTGATGCTCAAAACTCCACTCTTTTTGTGAAGATTCTTGTGATCGAAATCTTTGGTAGTGCACTTGGGTTGTTCGGAGTGATTGTGGGAATTATCATGTCAGCTCAAGCCACATGGCCGGCAAAAGCGTAA